A single window of Thalassomonas viridans DNA harbors:
- the pyrF gene encoding orotidine-5'-phosphate decarboxylase yields MNDAKILVALDFDKKAQALSFVDQIDSHDCRLKVGKEMFTYFGPEFVRQLVDKGFDVFLDLKFHDIPNTVAKAVSAAADLGVWMVNVHASGGREMMIKAKQALAGYGEQAPLLIAVTVLTSMGAEDLQDIGLNVSPQEQVMRLAGLTKECGLDGVVCSAWEAEKLKAAFGQEFKLITPGIRPAGAASNDQKRIMTPEQAVQVGVDYLVIGRPITQAANPRQVLLDINQSLRN; encoded by the coding sequence ATGAATGATGCAAAAATCCTGGTTGCATTAGATTTTGATAAAAAAGCACAGGCTTTATCTTTTGTCGATCAAATCGACAGCCATGATTGCCGGTTAAAAGTCGGCAAAGAAATGTTTACCTATTTTGGTCCTGAATTTGTACGCCAGCTGGTGGACAAAGGTTTTGATGTTTTCCTGGATTTGAAATTTCATGATATTCCCAATACTGTGGCCAAAGCGGTGAGTGCTGCGGCGGATCTCGGGGTGTGGATGGTGAACGTCCATGCCAGCGGCGGCCGGGAAATGATGATAAAGGCAAAACAGGCTTTAGCGGGTTACGGTGAGCAGGCGCCGCTGTTAATTGCCGTTACCGTATTAACCAGCATGGGGGCGGAAGACTTACAAGACATAGGCCTGAATGTCTCGCCACAGGAGCAGGTGATGCGCCTGGCGGGGCTGACCAAAGAATGTGGCCTTGACGGTGTGGTCTGTTCGGCCTGGGAAGCAGAAAAGTTAAAAGCCGCTTTTGGCCAGGAGTTTAAACTTATTACTCCGGGTATCCGCCCGGCCGGCGCTGCCAGCAATGATCAAAAACGTATTATGACGCCGGAGCAGGCGGTTCAGGTCGGTGTTGATTACCTGGTCATTGGCAGGCCGATCACCCAGGCAGCCAACCCCCGTCAGGTGCTTTTAGATATTAATCAATCACTAAGAAATTAG
- a CDS encoding ComEA family DNA-binding protein: MKNILSLLLIALLTCFSAMSVAGQKQEQAKVVDVATQTVDINQASLDDLVSLKGVGLKRAKAIIAYRETNGKFTTLDELLKVKGIGAKVLADNIQRLKI, translated from the coding sequence ATGAAAAACATTCTTTCACTGTTGTTGATCGCCCTGTTAACTTGTTTTAGCGCTATGTCCGTTGCCGGGCAAAAGCAGGAGCAAGCAAAAGTTGTAGATGTTGCCACTCAGACGGTAGATATTAACCAGGCCAGCCTGGATGATTTGGTTTCGTTAAAAGGTGTAGGCCTGAAACGGGCAAAAGCCATTATTGCTTACCGGGAAACGAACGGGAAATTTACCACGCTTGATGAGCTGCTTAAAGTTAAAGGCATAGGAGCTAAAGTGTTGGCAGATAATATCCAGCGTTTAAAAATTTAG